The genomic window CTGACCTTCTCCGCGTGTTCGTTTAGCGGCCTGAACGGCGACCTCGCAAAGAGGTCCATTATAGATTTTAGCGTATCCGTCATATTCCCACCAGCATTAATACGTAGTATGATAAGGCTGCAGCGATTGCCGCGACGGGTATGGTGAGCACCCATGCCATTAATATATTTAAGACCACCTTCTTATTTAATACTCCGGTACCTCCACTCATGACGGTACCGACGACGCTAGAAGATAGTACGTGTGTCGTACTTATAGGTGCCCCTATGTGAGAACCTACTGCGATGGTCAGGGCAGTGGCCGTTTCCGCCGCAAATCCCTGTGAGGGCGACAGCTCTTCCTTTCCGATACGCTCGCCGAGCGTCCTGATTATTCTCCATCCGCCCATGGCAGTCCCCAGGCCTATGGCCAGTGCACAGGCTATTATCATCCAGGTCTCAATGATCGGCTCGCTGTGCCCATATGTGACGGCGACGAACATGGCTATTATGCCCATGGTCTTTTGAGCATCGTTAGAACCATGGCTCAGGCTTACTGCCGCTGAGGACAGGATCTGTATTTTCTTAAATATCGAATTGCTTTTTTGCTTATCCATCCTGGATATGACATAACGCCCGATGATCAGCATGAACACCAGGCCCAGAACAACGCCGACCACCGGTGATACAAGGAGTGCGAGTATCACTTTAGTTAATCCGCTCCACTTTACCCCTGCAAAACCGATGGCAGCCAGTCCGCTGCCAACGAGGCCCCCTATCAAAGCATGCGATGAGCTTACAGGGAGTCCATACCACCATGTTAAAAGATCCCATAATATCGCACCCATCAGGCCAGCCATGACCATCTCTATAGTCAGGAATTCCGAGGGTATGATACTTGTAGCGATAACTTTTGCAACTGCAGTGCCCAGTAAGAACGGGCCTATCATGTTCATTAACGCTGCAATGCTGATAGCGACCTGGGGGGGAAGGGCTTTAGTATAGATGACTGTGGCCACCGAATTGGCCGTGTCATGAAAACCGTTCATCATGTCAAATGCGAGGGCCACCAATATTGCGATGACCATTAATATAAATGGGTCCATTATTCTTCCCCGTAATATATATGTCTATATTGGATTATCACTTCTAAGACTATGGCATCGTGTATAATAGTTGCTATATAACAATATATATTCTATATAGAAATTGCTTATTTGTCATGGTTTTTACTGTTGCCGTTTTTATACGTGGAAAAATTATTTTTGCATATTTTTGGACAATTATACATGAATATATAGAACTCAATATTCAACTTATCGATCGAAAAAAGACCCGGATCGCCAGGCATTTTTAAAAAGGCCGTTAAAGATCCACTAATATTATATTATGATACTATATCAAGGGCAGTAGCATTAAAAAAGATGATCCTTCGCACATTTGCGTAACCAAAGTTATATATTTCCGTACGAAAGTCTCTACCTTGATGTACGGGCTGGTAGTAGAGAACGCAAAGGTCTGTTTTGACGATAATATCGTGACCTGCTCCATAGGCATTGATGGCGGCAAGATCAGGAAGATAGCCAAGATAATCAAGGGCGAAGAGACTTACGATGCCCGGGGGCTACTCGCTCTGCCCGGCGCCATAGACACACATGTGCACTTCCGGGACATGGAGCAGGAGGAAAAGGAGACCTGGGTCACAGGCTCACGGTCCGCGCTCTACGGGGGAGTAACCACTGTTATAGATATGCCGAACACGAGCCCGCCCACTTTTGACAGAGATTCTTTTGATATGAAGCTGGCTATCGCTAAGAACAGCTCGATGATCGATTTCGGGATAAATGCCGGAGTATCCACAGACCTGGACGAACTGCCCAGGCTATGGAAAAAGGGCGCGATGGCATTCGGCGAGATATTCATGGCGAAAAGCACCGGAGGGTTTAACGTCGATGAGGATACGCTGCGCGATGCGCTGAGGATGATCTCAAAGATGGGCGCGACGGCCAGCATCCACGCGGAAGATGAAGCCCTGCATGAGGAATTGAAGAAAGCCCTAAAAAATGATACAAGCCCGTCGGTCCACTCACAGATGAGGCCGGTGGAATCCGAGATCAACGCCGTCATGGGGGCAATCAGACTGGTAAAAGAGACCAGGGTGGCCATGCATCTCACCCATATAAGCACGGCTAAGACCATAGAGTTGATAAAAGGGGAAGGCATAACCTGCGATGTCACGCCGCATCATCTGCTTTTACACATGAAGCACTGGGATAAGCTCGGCGCCAGGGCCAAGATGAACCCTCCCATAAGGCACGACAGGGAGATCAACGCACTCTGGGAAGGCGTGAATGACGGCTCTATCGACGTTCTTGCTTCAGACCACGCTCCTCATACGAAAGAGGAAAAGGATACGGATGTTAGGTCTGCCCCGTCCGGGGTGCCGGGCGTGGAGACCATGATGCCGCTGATGCTCAAAGCGGTGTACGACAGAAAGCTGTCCCTGAAGAGGCTCATCGATATGGCCTCGGAGAACCCCGCTCGCATTTTTGGCATAGAAGGAAAAGGCAGGATACAGGAAGGGTATGATGCGGACATAATGTTCGTGGATATGAGCGCGGTGAAAATGATCACTGCCGCTGACCTGCACAGCAAAGCCGGATGGACGCCTTTCGAGGGCTTCGAAGGTATATTCCCTGTCGCAGTGATGCAGCGCGGCAATATACTGCTCGACGGAAAGGAGTTTTATGCAAAGCGCGGGGACGGGAATTTCCTGAGGGGAAAAGGCTATAGGCCTCACAGCATCAAGGGCATGAAGAAAATGCTCGCCGGGAGATCCGGAAAATAGACTTTATTTCCCAATTTTAATGAAAATACGGCCAAATATATTATAACAAAACTTATATAAAGTAGTACACTACCATATATACATGCTCTCTACGAGGACGGGCGTGAATTCATCAGTCAATGAGCTTTTATGATCGCCTGTGCATAAGGGGAGCTAAATTCACAAATCGTGTTGTAAGGTCCTTGCCTGAGTTATTGGGTAACCCTATCTGTGAAGGACAAGACAACCTCAACGCGGTATATTTCAAACCCCCGGCCACGAGGGTAACTGGGAAGGACAGCGAGATTACTCATTGAGGATGATCTCCCGGAGTTAGTGACCAGGGGATATTTAAAATTACAATAAAAAATTTCGTTATTTCCTTTTTGTGATTTGTTTTGTTTTCTTTGTGGCAAATCCAGTATGGGATCTTAGCACTGGATAACGATACGCTTGTAGATATGTCAGCTCACAGTAACCAAAATGTTTTTATCTTTCACCCGCGACTTTCTTTCTGATGTCATTCGAAGATGCCATTAAGCCTGTCAAGGACGGCGTCGTTATCGACTTCGAAGTGACACCGGGCGCAAAGAATCCTGCGATGCCCAGCGGTTATAACGTCTGGCGTAAAAGGATCGAGGTAAAGCTTCGCTCCCCTCCCGAAAAAGGGAAGGCTAACGAGGAACTAATAAGCGCGCTATCCGGATTGCTGAACGTCAAAGCGGCCTACATAGAGATAATGTCAGGAAGCACGAACCAGTGGAAGTCGATAAAAGTAACAGGCGTCAATGCCGATGACGTCGCAAAATGCTTTAGAGGAAAACTGTAATGGACGATCGTGAGCGCCTCGAGGAGATACAGGCACTTATCGACGAGATAGCCGATCGTGCAATGCACGGGGCGACGATACTTGTTGAAGGTAAGCGAGACAGAGATTCGCTTATCTCGCTGGGAGTCCATGGGGACATAGTGATGACGTCCCAAAAGCAGCTATTTAACCTCGCGGAGGAACTGGCCAGGGAGAAGAAGGACATAGTTGTCCTCACTGACTGGGATGAGCGAGGCGATGAAGTAGCGCTTCAGATGGAGACATACCTGAAGGCAGACGGCGCGCGTCCGGACTGTGATCTGAGGTCGTCTCTAAAAGACCTTGTTAAAAAAGAGATAAAGGACATAGAAAGTTTATACAAATATGTTCAAAGGCTTAAGGAAGTTTGTTCCAGTAAACCACAACATTATTAAACTTTCATGACCAATTTAAAACAAGGTAATAACCTATACGATTATATCTCGCGCCAGAGGGAAAGTGGCGCCTGATATGCGACCGGTAATAGGAGATCACTATTAACATCAAAGCGGAAATCCATAAAACACCGATTTAAAATAGTCAGGTAATAATCATCATTCATCATACTTCACAGGAACGGAATGGCCTGTATGCGGAAAGGGCATATGACCGTTCGACTGAGATATATGAACATATGTCGATGGTTTCATCAGACCTCTCATTCCATCCATATGTCAGGGGAGCATGCATACTTGATATGCGTGCGCTAAGACCTTGTTTGATTGCCCTACTATTTTAAAGAAGGTTTTTGAGGATTTCAATAAGTGTTTAAATAATTTAAGGAAGTGTTTAAAAATGGAAGAATCTGACACAACAAAATATGTCATTCATGCTCACATCAACGCCGAAGGCGTCGTGGAACGCCCGGACGTTGTCGGAGCAGTATTTGGCCAGACAGAAGGCCTGCTTGGCGCAGACCTGGATCTGCGTGAGCTTCAGAAGACCGGAAGGATCGGGAGGATCGAGGTCAATATAACTTCAAAATATGGAAAGTCCAGCGGTAACATACTTATACCGTCAAGCCTGGACAAGGTCGAGACGTCCATCCTGGCAGCCGCCCTTGAGACCATCGACAGGGTAGGCCCGTGTATCTCGAAGATCACCGTCACGAAGATCGAGGATGTGCGTTCCTCGAAAAGGAAGCAGATCATCGACCGTGCAAAGCACATACTGACGGACATGTTCGACAACACCGTACCGGAGAGCCAGGAGATCACCGACGCCGTGAAACAGGCAGTCCGCGTAGAAGAGGTAACGTTCATAGACAACCTCCCCGCAGGCCCGAACGTGATAGACTCCGACGCAATACTCGTCGTGGAAGGACGGGCAGACGTGCTTAACCTGCTAAGGTACGGCATAAAGAACGCAATAGCGGTAGAGGGTACCAACGTCCCGCAGCTTATTGCCGAGCTGAGCAAGAAGAAGACCGTCACTGTATTTACGGATGGCGACAGGGGAGGAGAGCTCATTCTCAAGGAATTGCTCCAGGTCGCTGATGTGGACTATGTCGCAAGGGCTCCGGACGGCAAGGGCGTAGAGGAACTGACGCAGAAGGAGATCATCAAGTCACTCCGCAGCAAGGTGCCTGTCGAGCAGGTAGTCGAAGTCCCGCGCAGGCGCAGGGGCGCAGCACAACAGCAGGCCGAGGCCAAAGGCGAAGCAGCAGCCGCAACCAATGCAAAGGCGGAAGCAGCTCCGCAGCAGCAACAGGCCCAGCCACAGCGTGAGTACCAGCAGCGCGAGTACCAGCAGAGAGAGTACCCGCAGCGCGAGTACCAGCAGAGAGACTCGCGCGAGAGGCAGGAACGCGGAGAGACCCCGAGGAGAAAGAGCCTGAGAAGGTCCGATGAGAGGCCTGAGCGCCCTGAGAGGCGCGAGCAGAGGGAACCGCGCCAGGAACAGCAGCAGGCCCCGGTTAAAAAGGCGGAGCCGAAAGAAGTAGGCGAGTTCTCGGAGATCATGAACGAGCTCACCGGCACGCTCAGCGCAAAGCTCCTGGACGCTAACAAGAACGTCGTCTCGAAGGTTGCTGTCCGCGATCTCGCGAACACGCTCAAGGAGACCACTGCAGAAGTCAAGAGCGTAGTCTTTGACGGTGTCATAACCCAGAGGATGCTTGACATCGCCGCAGAGAAGAACCTTGATTACGTCGTGGGCGTCAAGATGGGCAGCATAGTAAAGCAGCCCGCAAATGTTAAAGTAATAACCACCGAGTAAATTATACTCGGTACCCTTTTCTTTTTATAATTGGATCATCTCATTCTCCCGGCCTGATAGTGGATCATATGCTCGTTGTCTTAAGGTATCATAGAATTGACATCAATGCATTTCTTAAAAAGGCTCTCAATATTTTTTAGAGTGATTTACCCGAGGTTATCCTGTGTGATAGATGTTCATCGGATGTTAAGCTATCATTTTAATGCCTTTGAACCTTTGACCTTAAAAAAATTTAGTGATATCGTGTTTTTGTGTCATTAGAGTTTACCCGGACGGGAAAAGACCTGATAGGCATAATCTCAAAAAACGTAAATGATCACCTTAAAATAAATGCGGGGTCTCATGAAGGCTTTCAATATGGGCCGGACGACTCCGGAAAATTTGATCATTGCGATATTATTGACCGGATTTAATTTAAACAGCCATTAAGCGTCAAATATATATCTTTTTAGGGCTTTCACCAACAACTATAAACTTTTAATCGCTTTAAACTACTCCACTTTATTAAGTAATACTCATGATGGGGGTTCTTTATGCAAAAAGAAGAATTGATATACTTACATACCACTCTTGTGCAGGTAAAAAGATTTTTAGAATCAGAGGGCGTTGAGGCGGACTTTAGCCGATATGAAAGCTTACATATTAGCCCGGTACATGTGCACAGGAGCAAGACCGACCATATGAACGCGATCTTTGTGCTCAGCGATGAAATCGGGCGTGCGATAAACCCCGGAAGAGACAACACGACCATAATCGGAAAGAAAGATAGAAAGCTAAACCTGCTCGGGGTCAAAGAAAAAGGGTTAGCTGATCTAAGGGCTTGATCATTACGTATGCGCTTTCGCCGTTCTTATAATATCCATTTATGATCCCGACGAACCGGAACCCCATCTTGAAATAAAAGGTCTGTGCAGCCAAATTACTGCTGCGCACCTCAAGCCTTACCATATTCGTGATCCTTCTTACCGACTCGATAAAATAGTTCGCCAGCATGCTCCCGATGGTCTTCCTTCTATACTCTTGCTTGACCCCCAGAAGTAATATCCTCGCTTCATCCATGAGCACGACCCCTATCAGGTAACCGCAGACGACGCCATCGCATTCCGCGACATAGAACCCATCGATCGGGTATCTTTCTATCATGGAATATAGTATTGGGCTGGGCTCATGAAAGATCTCCTCTTCAAGCTCTATCACTGCACGGGTATCCTCGGGTTCGAACGGCCTTATGTCTATCAGCCATATCACCTTGAATAACTATATACTGCTATACTAATTATATTGACGCTGATGGATATAACAGGTTATCAGGACATCGCCGATTTTATAAGATCGAACTATCCTTCCGGGTCGCGTATCGTCGAGGTCGGCGTCGGCAGACACCCTGAGGTAGCGCTGCTGCTGAAAAATGACTTTGATGTCATCTGCACAGACATACACGAGGAAGGCCCGCACGGGTTAAATTATGTGCGGGATGACATATTCAACCCTGACATGGGGATATACGAAGGCGCATCGCTGGTGTACTCTATCAGGCCTCCGGTGGACATGCAGGACTCCATCGCCGCAATAGCAAGGAAATGCGGGGCCGACCTCATCATAAGGCCGTTCTCCACAGAAAAGACGGACCTAAGAAAATATTTCCGGAACTTTAGATGTGTGAACTACAAAAGCGCCGTATTCTTCTATTATAAAAAAGATTAGCAGGGATCATGCTTTATAGGGACTTACGGCGGCCATTGACCGCATCGTAAGCAGCTTCCTTTACGCTTTTATAGATATTTCCATCATAAAGACAATATCCTTGTAGCCCGGTACCGATTATTCCAAGCCGGTCCCCCGACAGTGACCGCATTATAAACCCCATGTCTGATACGGCACAATTTTCGAAATAATTGCCCTTATCCTCTATCGACCCTTTTTCAACGCCATCGATCATACAATCTAACAAGAACTCTTCATTATCTTTATCTATCCTGTAAAACCGCCTATACGACCCTGCTCCTGCCGGACCTCTACAGGAATTGTCCCCCAAGAAAATATACTTCTTCCCTTCGACAGAACATTCCTTTGCGGCCTGTATCGATGTGTATACAGAATAGCCTGCAGCTATCATAATGTAGAAATTTTTCAAAACGTCAAGAGCCGCCTCATTATATATCGGGAACAACGTGGCGATGCCGCAGGTCGAACTCTTTCGGACCATGCATGCGCCCTCTTCATAACTGGAATCCGTACATAAAAAGAACGCCGAAGCATCTACCACATCCATGTCAGAGGCCTTTACAAACCCGTCGGCACACATAAAACCTTGAGCATTATGTCTCCCGATGAATTGCACAAGCCCGTAGCCGGAAGCGAACGTATCCTTAACATCTTCAACATCGGCTTTCATGAGCAGATCTACCTTTAGATCAGTTTTGCTCAGAGGCTCGCAAATATCTACGACAGCTTCTTTCATGAACTCATCATTACAAATTATGGCCACCCTTCGCTTTCTTTTAGGTCTGGTATAATTGCTCTCGCTATATTCCGATGACGATAAACCGGATTTTATGGCATCTACCGGGTATCCGTCGCCCGGCCAGTGATTTGAGCGGGCATCATATAATACCGGTAAACAAACTTCATTCTTATCCGAATGCCCTAGCACGGGCCCACTTATAATTTTTGCCGGAGCATGACTGGATAAAAATTTTTTTATGGATAACATTATCGCGTCTCTATCCGTTAGCCGGTAACTTCGTGCAGAATGGATCGCGGACATCACGGGTAACAGTAATGGTAACGACCTGACCGACGCAGGTAATGGGTTTAAATATGAAGCCATATGCCATACAGGTATGCCTTTTAGCACATTTTCAATTTCAACGCCGGAATACAGTGCTAACCTGTCTTGCATGCTCATTGAAAATATCTCCGTGGGAGATCTGTCGAAAAGGTTTAACAGATCTATACCGTGGAAATATTTTCCCGTCATTGCCGCACATCTTACCGCACAGTCCATGTTGAACATTAGCCTGATCATTCCTGCCATATCGGTCTCAAATTCAGGCCACTTCGATAATCTTATCCGATCATGGCCTTTTAGCTCTATGGATGGCGTCTTATCAGTCTCAAGCGCGGCCCCGAGATAATAAGCAAGGGGTGAGGCGGAATATATGTATTTCAGGTCTTCTGGCAGTCTTATCACAATATCTGCGTGATCCGGTCCCAGGATGCTTCGAGAACGATCTGCTTTCGCTATATCTATACGGGGTAATGAATGCCTGAATAGCGGGTGGCTCTTAAAAGGGGATCTTTCAGAAGGCATTGAGCAGATATAAGATATGCAGTTAAGGATGTCCGCTGTATTTTCAGATATTCTTATAGTCCTGTTATCTTTGTTCCTGATACCGACCGTTATGACCGTATTGTTATGGTTAAAATCTATCTCTATGTTCGGAAGATCTATATTCAATGTGCATTCTGAATCAAATTTTAAGAAGGTTCGGTCTCCGGATTCTATGACCAGTATGTAACTATCATGAGCTAAATGGAGAATTCCTTCTCCTACAGGAATTACCCTGTTAATGTCACGCGCTTTAAGTAAAAAGACCCTGTTCCCTGTCAAATGCAGTTTATCAGCGATTTTTTTATATTTTCTATTGACAGAAAATGATGATCCTTTCTTATCAATAAGTCCATTTTCCACTTCATGTGCGACCTTTCCAGGCGTATGTACTTGATCGGATACAGGCATATCTTCCTGGTTATAGTAAATGCCGAAGTTTAACATAGTCCTCTAAACCTAAACTTGATCATTTTGTTAAGGACCTTTTTTCATTATTTTGAAATATAAAGATTTTGTAGTTTATTTATGATTATTAATTTGTAATTAGTTGTTTTTTAATTTATTTATTATAATTTGGATTTATTTAGGTTATAGCAGTAAATTTAAACTTCGAATACTATATGTGTATTTATTTGCAATATTTGAAATTTTTGATTTGTATTATATATAAAACAATGAGTGTTCCATCAGCAATAACTATAAATACAAAAAATCCCTTGTATGTTCTCGCGCATCCGGCATGATGCCTGAGCATAGTACCAGGTATAAAATGCGGCTGATGT from Methanooceanicella nereidis includes these protein-coding regions:
- the rimI gene encoding ribosomal protein S18-alanine N-acetyltransferase — its product is MIWLIDIRPFEPEDTRAVIELEEEIFHEPSPILYSMIERYPIDGFYVAECDGVVCGYLIGVVLMDEARILLLGVKQEYRRKTIGSMLANYFIESVRRITNMVRLEVRSSNLAAQTFYFKMGFRFVGIINGYYKNGESAYVMIKPLDQLTLFL
- a CDS encoding UPF0146 family protein, with amino-acid sequence MDITGYQDIADFIRSNYPSGSRIVEVGVGRHPEVALLLKNDFDVICTDIHEEGPHGLNYVRDDIFNPDMGIYEGASLVYSIRPPVDMQDSIAAIARKCGADLIIRPFSTEKTDLRKYFRNFRCVNYKSAVFFYYKKD
- a CDS encoding inorganic phosphate transporter, encoding MDPFILMVIAILVALAFDMMNGFHDTANSVATVIYTKALPPQVAISIAALMNMIGPFLLGTAVAKVIATSIIPSEFLTIEMVMAGLMGAILWDLLTWWYGLPVSSSHALIGGLVGSGLAAIGFAGVKWSGLTKVILALLVSPVVGVVLGLVFMLIIGRYVISRMDKQKSNSIFKKIQILSSAAVSLSHGSNDAQKTMGIIAMFVAVTYGHSEPIIETWMIIACALAIGLGTAMGGWRIIRTLGERIGKEELSPSQGFAAETATALTIAVGSHIGAPISTTHVLSSSVVGTVMSGGTGVLNKKVVLNILMAWVLTIPVAAIAAALSYYVLMLVGI
- a CDS encoding toprim domain-containing protein encodes the protein MDDRERLEEIQALIDEIADRAMHGATILVEGKRDRDSLISLGVHGDIVMTSQKQLFNLAEELAREKKDIVVLTDWDERGDEVALQMETYLKADGARPDCDLRSSLKDLVKKEIKDIESLYKYVQRLKEVCSSKPQHY
- a CDS encoding UPF0058 family protein; protein product: MQKEELIYLHTTLVQVKRFLESEGVEADFSRYESLHISPVHVHRSKTDHMNAIFVLSDEIGRAINPGRDNTTIIGKKDRKLNLLGVKEKGLADLRA
- a CDS encoding dihydroorotase gives rise to the protein MYGLVVENAKVCFDDNIVTCSIGIDGGKIRKIAKIIKGEETYDARGLLALPGAIDTHVHFRDMEQEEKETWVTGSRSALYGGVTTVIDMPNTSPPTFDRDSFDMKLAIAKNSSMIDFGINAGVSTDLDELPRLWKKGAMAFGEIFMAKSTGGFNVDEDTLRDALRMISKMGATASIHAEDEALHEELKKALKNDTSPSVHSQMRPVESEINAVMGAIRLVKETRVAMHLTHISTAKTIELIKGEGITCDVTPHHLLLHMKHWDKLGARAKMNPPIRHDREINALWEGVNDGSIDVLASDHAPHTKEEKDTDVRSAPSGVPGVETMMPLMLKAVYDRKLSLKRLIDMASENPARIFGIEGKGRIQEGYDADIMFVDMSAVKMITAADLHSKAGWTPFEGFEGIFPVAVMQRGNILLDGKEFYAKRGDGNFLRGKGYRPHSIKGMKKMLAGRSGK
- the dnaG gene encoding DNA primase DnaG, producing MEESDTTKYVIHAHINAEGVVERPDVVGAVFGQTEGLLGADLDLRELQKTGRIGRIEVNITSKYGKSSGNILIPSSLDKVETSILAAALETIDRVGPCISKITVTKIEDVRSSKRKQIIDRAKHILTDMFDNTVPESQEITDAVKQAVRVEEVTFIDNLPAGPNVIDSDAILVVEGRADVLNLLRYGIKNAIAVEGTNVPQLIAELSKKKTVTVFTDGDRGGELILKELLQVADVDYVARAPDGKGVEELTQKEIIKSLRSKVPVEQVVEVPRRRRGAAQQQAEAKGEAAAATNAKAEAAPQQQQAQPQREYQQREYQQREYPQREYQQRDSRERQERGETPRRKSLRRSDERPERPERREQREPRQEQQQAPVKKAEPKEVGEFSEIMNELTGTLSAKLLDANKNVVSKVAVRDLANTLKETTAEVKSVVFDGVITQRMLDIAAEKNLDYVVGVKMGSIVKQPANVKVITTE
- a CDS encoding DUF167 domain-containing protein; its protein translation is MSFEDAIKPVKDGVVIDFEVTPGAKNPAMPSGYNVWRKRIEVKLRSPPEKGKANEELISALSGLLNVKAAYIEIMSGSTNQWKSIKVTGVNADDVAKCFRGKL